Proteins from a genomic interval of Candidatus Tumulicola sp.:
- a CDS encoding efflux RND transporter permease subunit, with product MSIARFAVTRRVAVAMLSAAIVVLGLFAAPRLAVALLPTFAPPVVSVNVSYTNASPETIETTVTRPIENAVSRVAGIDIIESTSTQGQSTVRAQFSFGTDINVAAVDVQQQVARIRASLPNDPALQEPQISKADPNATPVLALQVTDPTRTQRDLSDLIINQFSDELASVRGVGSVGLSGVAQRAIMIEPDEHRLTALGLSVNDLLTRVKNENVDLPAGVVQIGTQEYGIRTNALYKSPAEVADTIVTISNGVPIRLRDVATVRDALQEQRVFSRVNGQPSAQLTITAQPDANIVAVGDGVTQKIKDINQQYPMIKFATMLDQREFILQAVAALEHTAMYGAILAVLIILLFLHSWRTTIIVAISLPVSILGTLFVAYAFHETLNVITLGGLALAVGLIVDDAVVVIENISRFLRTGMPAPEAAEGATNQIFGAVLASTITVVTVFFPLMLIPGVQGLIFGPFAIVVMSGVGISLLVAVTAVPMLSVELLRRKGGGNGEDATHPSPPDTGEKRGSFASRFDRFYGRVEGAYRRALSFCLDRPGWVFGSAGAVLAVTVIALSLGVVPTEIFPPSDSRFVQFDLQAPNGTALSLMNSISQQVENALRKDPRVVNVGATVGQAGNGRSITNRASLQVALQGGTSGTAAAAFVKEWRGRLSGGGRSQSAQDAGLRTAMIGVVARGQTIDIVQRQISQGQTALEIEIFGPDLNQLQTVSDGVINAIADIPGVSTPDKNVTNSQPEINVSIDRTRLMLSGLQTGDLASLVNTTTSGTVASYYQINGIQYPIVVQLSPSQRRSYPSLQSLDFAPIGVSAKPNVPLGLTLSSVATLKPGLGPSAISREYRQRRVEIQAPISGRPLGPIVADAAAIMAHYPLPSGYRWEFGPEIQSGQTSFNALYLAVALAVVLIYMLLASQFESYIDPLVIMTAAPLSLVGIVGSLVITHRAFGLTAFIGSLMLVGIAVKNSILVIEFTKQLREEGVEAREALLRAGPIRLRPILMTSFATTGGMLPLAIGIEAGSSTQAPLATVVIGGIIASTCLSLLVVPTLYLWIARRFGGRFVSRRIPSTTADLRPAPPQTPASPRA from the coding sequence ATGTCCATCGCCCGCTTCGCCGTCACTCGCCGAGTCGCCGTGGCGATGCTCTCGGCCGCCATCGTCGTTCTCGGGCTCTTCGCCGCGCCGCGCCTCGCCGTGGCGCTGCTGCCGACTTTCGCTCCGCCGGTCGTCAGCGTGAACGTCTCCTACACGAACGCCTCGCCCGAAACGATCGAGACCACGGTGACGCGGCCCATCGAGAACGCGGTCAGCCGCGTCGCGGGCATCGACATCATCGAATCGACCTCGACGCAGGGCCAGTCCACCGTTCGCGCGCAGTTCAGCTTCGGAACGGACATCAACGTCGCGGCGGTAGACGTGCAGCAGCAGGTCGCGCGCATCCGCGCGTCCCTGCCGAACGATCCCGCGCTCCAAGAACCTCAGATCAGCAAAGCGGATCCGAACGCGACGCCTGTGCTCGCGCTGCAGGTCACCGACCCTACGCGCACGCAGCGCGATCTTTCAGATCTCATCATCAACCAGTTCTCCGACGAGCTGGCATCGGTGCGCGGCGTCGGCAGCGTCGGCCTCTCAGGCGTGGCGCAGCGCGCGATCATGATCGAACCGGACGAGCATCGCCTCACGGCGCTCGGTCTGTCGGTCAACGATCTCCTGACGCGGGTGAAGAACGAAAACGTCGATCTTCCGGCGGGCGTCGTCCAAATCGGCACGCAAGAGTACGGCATTCGGACCAACGCCTTGTACAAGTCGCCGGCCGAAGTGGCAGACACCATCGTCACGATCTCGAACGGCGTGCCCATCCGGCTTCGCGACGTCGCGACGGTGCGCGATGCGCTCCAGGAGCAGCGCGTCTTTTCCCGCGTCAATGGACAGCCGTCGGCGCAGTTGACGATCACTGCGCAGCCCGATGCGAACATCGTCGCCGTGGGAGACGGCGTGACGCAGAAGATCAAGGATATCAACCAGCAGTACCCGATGATCAAGTTCGCGACGATGCTCGATCAGCGCGAATTCATCCTCCAGGCCGTGGCGGCGCTCGAACACACCGCCATGTACGGCGCGATCCTGGCGGTCCTCATCATCCTGCTGTTCCTCCACTCCTGGCGCACCACCATCATCGTCGCGATCTCGCTGCCGGTCTCCATTCTCGGCACGCTGTTCGTCGCATACGCGTTCCACGAGACGCTCAACGTCATCACGTTGGGAGGTCTGGCCCTTGCGGTCGGGTTGATCGTCGACGACGCCGTCGTCGTGATTGAGAACATCTCGCGCTTCTTGCGCACGGGCATGCCGGCGCCCGAGGCTGCGGAAGGCGCCACCAATCAGATCTTCGGCGCCGTGCTGGCCTCGACGATCACCGTCGTGACCGTGTTCTTCCCGCTCATGTTGATCCCGGGTGTGCAAGGGCTCATCTTCGGCCCGTTCGCGATCGTCGTCATGAGCGGCGTGGGTATCTCGCTGCTCGTCGCCGTGACGGCGGTGCCGATGCTCTCCGTGGAATTGCTGCGCCGCAAGGGAGGGGGCAACGGCGAGGACGCCACACACCCGAGCCCGCCCGACACGGGAGAGAAGCGCGGCTCGTTCGCCTCACGATTTGACCGGTTCTATGGGCGGGTCGAAGGCGCATACCGCAGAGCGCTCTCGTTCTGCCTGGATCGGCCGGGGTGGGTGTTCGGCTCGGCCGGCGCGGTGCTTGCGGTCACGGTGATCGCGTTGAGCCTCGGCGTCGTTCCAACGGAGATATTTCCGCCCTCAGACTCACGCTTCGTCCAATTCGACCTGCAAGCTCCGAACGGCACGGCGCTGAGCTTGATGAACAGCATCTCGCAACAGGTCGAGAATGCGCTTCGCAAGGACCCACGGGTCGTGAACGTCGGAGCGACGGTCGGGCAGGCCGGCAACGGGCGATCGATCACCAACCGCGCGAGCCTTCAAGTCGCGCTGCAGGGAGGCACGAGCGGAACTGCAGCCGCCGCATTCGTCAAGGAATGGCGCGGCCGGCTCTCCGGCGGCGGGCGCTCGCAATCCGCCCAGGACGCCGGGCTGCGCACCGCGATGATCGGCGTCGTCGCGCGCGGTCAGACGATCGACATCGTGCAACGGCAGATATCGCAGGGACAAACGGCGCTGGAAATCGAGATCTTCGGGCCTGACCTCAATCAATTGCAAACGGTATCTGACGGCGTCATCAATGCGATCGCCGACATCCCCGGCGTGAGCACGCCCGACAAGAACGTCACCAATTCGCAGCCGGAGATCAACGTCAGCATCGACCGCACGCGCTTGATGCTGTCCGGTCTGCAGACCGGCGATCTCGCGTCACTCGTCAACACGACGACAAGCGGCACCGTCGCCTCCTACTACCAGATCAACGGGATCCAGTATCCGATCGTGGTGCAGCTTTCGCCCAGCCAGCGCCGCTCGTATCCGTCGCTGCAGAGCCTGGATTTCGCTCCGATCGGCGTATCGGCGAAGCCGAACGTGCCCCTCGGATTGACGCTGAGCAGCGTCGCGACGCTGAAGCCCGGCCTCGGGCCGTCAGCGATCAGCCGCGAATACCGGCAGCGCCGCGTCGAGATCCAGGCGCCGATCAGCGGACGACCTCTGGGTCCGATAGTCGCCGACGCCGCGGCGATCATGGCGCACTATCCGTTGCCCAGCGGTTACCGCTGGGAATTCGGGCCCGAGATCCAAAGCGGGCAGACCAGCTTCAATGCGCTGTACCTTGCGGTGGCGTTGGCGGTCGTCTTGATCTACATGCTGTTGGCGTCGCAATTCGAATCGTATATCGATCCGCTCGTGATCATGACCGCGGCGCCGCTGTCGCTGGTCGGCATCGTCGGATCCCTCGTGATCACCCATCGCGCCTTCGGCCTCACGGCGTTCATCGGATCTTTGATGCTCGTCGGGATCGCGGTGAAGAACTCGATTCTGGTCATCGAGTTCACCAAACAGCTGCGAGAAGAAGGGGTGGAAGCGCGCGAAGCGCTCCTGCGCGCCGGTCCGATCCGGCTGAGGCCCATCCTCATGACCAGCTTTGCCACGACCGGCGGCATGTTGCCGCTCGCGATCGGCATCGAGGCGGGCAGTTCGACGCAGGCGCCGCTCGCGACCGTCGTCATCGGCGGAATCATCGCCTCGACGTGCTTGTCGCTGTTGGTCGTTCCGACGCTGTATCTATGGATCGCGCGCCGCTTCGGTGGCCGGTTCGTGTCTCGAAGAATCCCGTCGACGACTGCCGACCTTCGCCCGGCACCACCGCAGACCCCGGCCAGTCCGCGCGCGTGA
- a CDS encoding SDR family oxidoreductase translates to MSAPRESQAVDAASLFRLDGRVALVTGASSGLGARFARVLTAAGARVVLAARRMDRLRELSQALPGSLPVECDITKDSDVERLVTTALQHGDRIDVLVNNAGTADPYRSEDEPIEAFREVIALNLTAHFLVSQRVGRHMLERGKGSIINIVSVLGVVGGGLRSLPGYTASKAGLANLTRQLGSEWAGRGVRVNALAPGYFESELTEEIFSNEKMVKRISQMTPIGRPGLAHELDGPLLFLASDASSYVTGHILAVDGGWLAI, encoded by the coding sequence ATGAGCGCACCTCGTGAGTCGCAGGCGGTCGACGCAGCTTCGCTCTTCCGGCTCGATGGTCGCGTGGCGCTCGTCACGGGGGCGTCCAGCGGCCTCGGCGCGCGCTTCGCGCGCGTGCTCACCGCAGCGGGCGCTCGCGTCGTGCTCGCCGCGCGCCGAATGGATCGCCTGCGCGAGCTTTCCCAAGCGCTGCCCGGTTCGCTGCCGGTGGAATGCGACATCACCAAAGACTCGGACGTCGAGCGGCTCGTGACCACCGCGTTGCAACACGGCGACCGTATCGACGTGCTCGTGAACAACGCCGGCACGGCTGATCCGTACAGGTCTGAAGACGAACCGATCGAGGCGTTTCGCGAGGTCATCGCATTGAATCTGACGGCGCATTTCTTGGTGTCGCAGCGAGTCGGACGGCATATGCTCGAGCGCGGCAAGGGAAGCATCATCAACATCGTGTCGGTGCTCGGCGTGGTCGGCGGAGGTTTAAGGTCGTTGCCCGGCTACACCGCAAGCAAAGCCGGTCTGGCGAACCTCACGCGCCAGCTCGGCAGCGAGTGGGCCGGGCGCGGCGTTCGGGTCAACGCCCTTGCGCCTGGATATTTCGAAAGCGAACTCACAGAAGAAATATTTTCGAACGAGAAGATGGTCAAGCGCATCTCGCAGATGACGCCGATAGGGCGCCCCGGATTGGCGCACGAACTGGACGGCCCGCTGCTGTTTCTGGCAAGCGACGCGTCGAGCTATGTGACGGGGCACATCCTCGCCGTGGACGGGGGCTGGCTCGCCATATGA
- the fabG gene encoding 3-oxoacyl-ACP reductase FabG — MSLAGKVAIVTGAGRGIGEAIARRLAAEGASVACADVDKEAAARTAAACGGGAFAQEVDVRVAARCDACVGEVIARCGRLDIAVNNAGINRDAMLHKMTDEQWQEVLAVNLCGVFYMTRAAARVMREAGKGRIINMSSVNWMGGIGQANYAATKAGVIGLTRSAALELAKYGVTANAVCPGFIDTAMTRGIPEAIRSASVLKIPAGRPGQPADVAAVVAFLASDEAAYVTGEMIRVDGGVRI, encoded by the coding sequence ATGAGCTTGGCCGGCAAGGTCGCCATCGTCACCGGCGCCGGGCGCGGCATCGGCGAAGCGATCGCGCGCAGGCTTGCGGCCGAAGGCGCGAGCGTGGCTTGCGCGGACGTCGATAAGGAAGCGGCCGCACGAACGGCGGCTGCGTGCGGCGGCGGCGCCTTCGCCCAAGAAGTGGACGTCCGGGTCGCGGCGCGCTGCGACGCCTGCGTCGGCGAAGTCATCGCGCGATGCGGCCGGCTCGACATCGCCGTCAACAACGCCGGCATCAACCGCGACGCCATGCTTCACAAGATGACGGACGAGCAGTGGCAGGAGGTCTTGGCGGTAAATCTTTGCGGCGTGTTCTACATGACGCGCGCCGCCGCGCGGGTGATGCGCGAAGCCGGCAAAGGCCGCATCATCAATATGAGCAGCGTCAACTGGATGGGCGGCATCGGTCAGGCGAACTACGCGGCGACCAAAGCCGGCGTCATCGGGCTCACGCGCAGCGCGGCGCTCGAGTTGGCGAAGTACGGCGTCACTGCTAACGCCGTTTGCCCGGGCTTCATCGACACCGCGATGACGCGCGGCATTCCCGAAGCCATCCGCAGCGCGAGCGTGCTAAAAATCCCGGCCGGCCGGCCCGGTCAGCCCGCCGATGTCGCAGCGGTCGTCGCGTTCCTCGCCTCGGATGAAGCGGCGTACGTCACGGGAGAGATGATCCGCGTCGACGGAGGCGTGCGCATATGA
- a CDS encoding branched-chain amino acid ABC transporter permease: protein MIARTLRMSGGIGIWLAVVWLALGLALPWLVFPRLAADIVIWALFAVALDLLLGYAGLLSFGHAMFWGASSYLCGILIVRAHWSFVPAVLGGILAAVIIAAIVGAVSIRRQGIYFAMITLAFAQLVFFFANQFKDFTGAENGLQGVPRPWLFGLPVNDDRAFYYIALAFAVLGVAFALRVVHSPFGQVLTAIRENEPRAISLGYASNLYKFGAFVLSAALSGLAGSLYVIAHGFTSLDTVQWQTSGQVVIMTVLGGMGTIFGPMFGAALYLLINDRLSTLTNSPGFVMGALFIVVVSLFRRGIVGELIHLFTRKKPAA, encoded by the coding sequence ATGATTGCGCGGACGCTCCGCATGAGCGGCGGCATCGGCATATGGCTGGCGGTCGTCTGGCTCGCCCTGGGCCTGGCGCTGCCATGGCTCGTCTTCCCGCGGCTGGCGGCCGACATCGTCATCTGGGCGCTCTTCGCCGTCGCGCTGGATCTGCTGCTCGGCTATGCCGGGCTGCTCTCGTTCGGCCACGCGATGTTTTGGGGCGCCTCGAGCTACCTGTGCGGCATCCTTATCGTGCGCGCGCACTGGTCGTTCGTGCCTGCGGTCCTGGGCGGGATCCTGGCGGCCGTGATCATCGCCGCAATCGTGGGAGCCGTGTCGATCCGCCGGCAGGGCATCTACTTCGCGATGATCACGCTGGCCTTCGCGCAGCTCGTGTTCTTCTTCGCGAACCAGTTCAAGGATTTCACGGGCGCGGAGAACGGATTGCAGGGCGTGCCGCGGCCTTGGCTGTTCGGCTTGCCCGTCAACGACGACCGCGCCTTCTATTACATAGCGTTGGCCTTCGCCGTGCTGGGCGTCGCATTTGCGCTGCGCGTAGTGCACTCTCCATTCGGCCAAGTGCTCACTGCGATCCGTGAAAACGAACCGCGCGCGATAAGCTTGGGCTACGCGTCGAATCTCTACAAATTCGGTGCGTTCGTGCTTTCGGCCGCGCTGTCGGGTCTGGCCGGCAGCCTGTACGTCATCGCGCACGGCTTCACGTCGCTGGACACCGTGCAATGGCAGACGTCAGGCCAGGTGGTCATCATGACGGTGCTCGGCGGCATGGGCACGATCTTCGGGCCGATGTTCGGCGCTGCGCTATATCTGCTCATCAACGACCGCTTGTCCACGCTTACCAATTCGCCCGGCTTCGTCATGGGAGCGCTCTTCATCGTCGTCGTCAGCCTGTTCCGGCGCGGCATCGTCGGCGAACTGATCCATCTGTTCACGCGCAAGAAGCCGGCTGCATGA
- a CDS encoding branched-chain amino acid ABC transporter permease — MDLSLLALQLFNGLVSGAFYALLSLGLAIIFGMMRIVNFAHGAMYMLGAFGAYMAAQYLHLPFWGALIIAPLAVGLLGMAFERTLIRRLTSLDPLYNLLLTFGLTLVIEEGMKQFFGMQGTPYSVPSQLQGAVNLGVTFYPTYRLFIIVFSALVCLAVWLAIERTPLGAKIRAATENPPLVQAFGINTSRLATLTFGFGVALAALAGVLAAPTTSVTPAMGSDIIITTFAVVVIGGMGSIGGSIITGFIVGLVAAIGAMVYPPVANTGVFILMALVLLVRPAGLFGVLERRSI; from the coding sequence GTGGATCTAAGCCTCCTCGCGCTCCAACTCTTCAACGGCCTGGTGAGCGGCGCGTTTTACGCGCTGCTCAGCCTGGGCCTTGCCATCATCTTCGGGATGATGCGCATCGTGAACTTCGCGCACGGCGCGATGTACATGCTCGGCGCGTTCGGCGCCTATATGGCCGCGCAATACCTCCACCTGCCGTTCTGGGGAGCGCTGATCATCGCGCCGCTCGCCGTGGGATTGCTCGGCATGGCCTTCGAGCGTACCCTTATCCGGCGACTGACCAGCCTCGACCCGCTGTACAACTTGCTGCTCACCTTCGGACTCACGCTGGTCATCGAAGAAGGCATGAAACAGTTCTTCGGCATGCAGGGCACGCCGTACTCGGTGCCGTCGCAACTGCAGGGTGCGGTCAATCTGGGCGTCACGTTCTACCCGACGTACCGGCTCTTCATCATCGTGTTCTCCGCACTCGTGTGTCTGGCCGTGTGGCTTGCCATCGAGCGCACGCCGCTCGGCGCGAAGATCCGCGCCGCGACCGAGAACCCGCCGCTCGTGCAGGCCTTCGGCATCAACACCTCGCGCCTTGCGACGCTGACGTTCGGCTTCGGCGTCGCCCTCGCGGCGCTCGCCGGCGTGCTGGCGGCGCCGACCACGAGCGTCACGCCCGCGATGGGATCCGACATCATCATCACCACGTTTGCGGTGGTGGTCATCGGCGGGATGGGCTCGATCGGCGGCTCGATCATCACCGGTTTCATCGTCGGACTCGTGGCGGCGATCGGCGCAATGGTGTATCCGCCGGTGGCCAATACCGGCGTCTTCATCCTCATGGCGCTCGTGCTGCTCGTGCGGCCCGCGGGTCTGTTCGGCGTCTTGGAGCGGCGCAGCATATGA
- a CDS encoding ABC transporter substrate-binding protein → MQRLSRFIMLALGAGVLLFASSYPATQASADDTIKIAVMNDQSKVYADLDGQGGVSAVRMAVQDYGGAVLGKSIKVLSVDHQNDPALASTKAHELFESLGASVIIGLPTSSVSLAVSAVGAADHKLVIVVGGATDDLTMSKCNKYTFHYGYDTYALAQNTGKRVTEAGGKRWYMITANYAFGESMLRNFTAAVQQAGGSVIHNDYVPLGNTDFSTYLLQAQAMRPDVIGLMNAGGDTINSMKQINEFGLQKRGIKVGVGLLFDSDVSSLGPDYWNGATITIGSYWNLDDKTRAFADRYKAKTGKRPTWIQIADYSAAYQYLDAVNRAKSIDANAVVKALEGYHFEDLFARHAYIRAQDHLLIHDMYVADVKPASAVTIPWDFFKIVKTVPGEQAYRPLSQVTCKM, encoded by the coding sequence ATGCAAAGACTATCGCGCTTCATAATGCTCGCGCTGGGCGCGGGAGTACTGCTTTTCGCGTCGTCGTACCCGGCGACTCAAGCGTCCGCCGACGACACGATCAAGATCGCCGTCATGAACGATCAGTCGAAGGTCTATGCGGATCTCGACGGTCAGGGCGGCGTGTCGGCGGTCCGGATGGCCGTGCAGGATTACGGCGGCGCCGTGCTCGGCAAGTCGATCAAAGTGCTGTCCGTCGATCACCAAAACGATCCCGCGCTGGCCAGCACCAAGGCGCACGAATTGTTCGAGTCGCTAGGCGCTTCGGTGATCATCGGACTGCCGACATCGTCCGTGTCGCTGGCCGTTTCGGCGGTCGGTGCGGCAGATCACAAGCTCGTGATCGTGGTCGGCGGCGCCACCGACGATCTCACCATGAGCAAGTGCAACAAGTATACGTTCCACTACGGTTATGACACGTATGCGCTCGCGCAGAACACCGGCAAACGCGTGACGGAAGCCGGCGGCAAGCGCTGGTACATGATCACCGCGAATTACGCGTTCGGCGAATCGATGCTGCGAAATTTCACGGCCGCGGTCCAACAGGCAGGCGGCTCGGTCATCCACAACGACTACGTGCCGCTCGGCAACACCGATTTCTCGACCTACCTCTTGCAGGCGCAAGCGATGCGGCCCGACGTCATCGGCCTGATGAACGCGGGCGGTGACACGATCAACTCGATGAAGCAGATCAACGAGTTCGGCCTGCAAAAGCGCGGCATCAAGGTGGGCGTCGGCCTGCTGTTCGACAGCGACGTCTCTTCGCTCGGCCCGGACTATTGGAACGGCGCCACGATCACGATCGGGTCCTACTGGAATCTCGACGACAAGACGCGCGCGTTTGCCGACCGCTATAAGGCGAAGACCGGCAAGCGGCCGACGTGGATCCAGATCGCCGACTATTCCGCCGCGTATCAGTACCTCGACGCGGTCAACCGCGCGAAGTCTATCGACGCGAATGCGGTGGTCAAGGCGCTGGAAGGCTACCACTTCGAGGACCTGTTCGCGCGCCACGCCTACATCCGCGCTCAGGACCACCTGTTGATCCACGACATGTACGTAGCGGACGTCAAACCTGCATCCGCCGTCACCATTCCATGGGATTTCTTCAAGATCGTGAAGACGGTGCCCGGCGAGCAGGCGTATCGTCCGCTATCGCAGGTGACATGTAAGATGTAG
- a CDS encoding ABC transporter ATP-binding protein, giving the protein MLEVRDLHAWYAESHVLHGVSLNVKRGEVVTLVGRNGAGKTTTLKSIVGMLRKKTGTIEFEGREIQDLPSDRIARLGMAYVPEERGIFSSLSVKENLLLPPVVGATQWTLERIFALFPILHQRERAVGTTLSGGEQQMLAIARALRTGAKLLLLDEPTEGLAPSLVATIRDLILEMKKTGLTVLLVEQNVRFATKVSDRHYLMVHGRVVEALDNAEVIHREHELLEHLGV; this is encoded by the coding sequence ATGCTTGAGGTGCGCGATCTCCACGCGTGGTATGCTGAGAGTCATGTGCTTCACGGCGTCAGCCTGAATGTGAAGCGCGGCGAGGTCGTGACCCTGGTCGGCCGCAACGGCGCCGGCAAGACGACGACGCTCAAGTCCATCGTGGGCATGCTGCGCAAGAAGACGGGCACGATCGAGTTCGAGGGCCGCGAGATCCAAGATCTGCCCTCCGATCGAATCGCCCGGCTCGGCATGGCCTACGTGCCTGAAGAGCGCGGCATCTTTTCGAGTCTCTCCGTCAAAGAGAACCTGTTGTTGCCGCCGGTGGTCGGCGCTACCCAATGGACGCTCGAACGCATCTTCGCGCTCTTCCCGATCCTGCATCAGCGCGAACGTGCCGTCGGCACCACGCTGTCAGGAGGCGAGCAGCAGATGCTGGCCATCGCCCGGGCGCTGCGCACGGGCGCCAAGCTGCTGCTGCTGGACGAGCCGACGGAGGGCCTGGCTCCCTCCCTCGTGGCGACCATCCGCGACCTGATCCTCGAAATGAAAAAGACCGGGCTGACGGTGCTCCTGGTAGAGCAAAACGTCCGCTTCGCGACGAAGGTTTCCGACCGGCATTATCTGATGGTCCACGGCAGGGTTGTCGAAGCTCTCGACAACGCTGAAGTCATCCATAGAGAGCACGAACTGCTCGAACATCTGGGAGTATAG
- a CDS encoding ABC transporter ATP-binding protein, giving the protein MADAASPLLCTRGLSMTFAGFRALDDVSIKVSEGRTHAIIGPNGAGKTTLFNLLSGFLRPSAGSIEFNGRDITRLGAADIARMGIVRSFQITSIFPHLSVIDNVQVALLSKTSLAPRFWVPGSASAALEAPALAILERVRLASDARGLAALLPYGKKRALELAIAVALDPVLLLLDEPTSGLGGEDVDSVVELVRETARGRTIVLVEHNMNVVEQLSDHIVVLQFGRVIAEGPYQTVRNDQRVIDAYLGGIDA; this is encoded by the coding sequence ATGGCAGACGCAGCGTCGCCGTTGCTATGCACCCGCGGACTGTCGATGACGTTCGCAGGCTTTCGCGCGCTCGACGACGTGTCGATCAAGGTCAGCGAGGGGCGCACTCACGCGATCATCGGCCCGAACGGCGCCGGCAAGACGACGCTGTTCAACCTGCTTAGCGGTTTTCTCCGCCCTTCCGCGGGCAGCATCGAATTCAACGGACGCGACATCACCCGGCTTGGAGCTGCGGACATCGCGCGCATGGGGATCGTGCGCAGTTTCCAGATCACGAGCATCTTCCCGCACTTGAGCGTGATCGACAACGTCCAAGTGGCGCTGCTGTCCAAGACATCGCTCGCGCCGCGCTTTTGGGTACCGGGAAGCGCGTCGGCCGCGCTTGAAGCGCCGGCGTTGGCCATTTTGGAGCGGGTCCGCTTGGCGTCGGACGCCCGAGGCTTGGCCGCGCTGCTGCCGTACGGCAAGAAACGTGCGCTCGAGCTTGCGATCGCCGTGGCGCTCGACCCGGTGCTGCTCCTGCTCGATGAGCCCACCTCCGGGCTGGGCGGCGAGGACGTCGACTCGGTAGTGGAACTCGTGCGCGAAACCGCGCGCGGGCGCACCATCGTGCTGGTCGAGCACAACATGAACGTGGTCGAGCAGCTCTCCGATCACATCGTCGTCCTGCAATTCGGGCGGGTCATCGCGGAAGGCCCGTATCAAACCGTGCGCAACGACCAGCGCGTGATCGACGCCTATCTGGGCGGCATCGATGCTTGA